A genomic region of Arvicola amphibius chromosome 7, mArvAmp1.2, whole genome shotgun sequence contains the following coding sequences:
- the LOC119818789 gene encoding olfactory receptor 10AG1-like, whose product MPAGEDQFKTETSNVSTLIEFILLGFSDVPRLQWTLFMIFLFMYLEILMSNSIIIMLAKTDPALQNPMYFFLSNFSFLEVCYVTATIPRMLMDLYTRKGNISLLSCATQMYFVLMLGGTECLLLAAMAYDRYVAICKPLQYSLLMKDKVCWQLVATSWISGIPVEIGQTYQIFSLHFCASNKIDHFFCDIPPLLKLACGDTSVITVAVYVVAVLFVMVPFLLILVSYVKIICNIMKLSSSTGRAKAFSTCSSHLIVVILFYGTASITYLQPKSNQSEGMGKLLSLFYTILIPALNPVIYTLRNKDIMMALKKLQIKLLTWWKSLI is encoded by the coding sequence ATGCCTGCAGGTGAAGAtcaatttaaaacagaaacatcgAATGTCTCTACACTGATAGAATTCATTCTTCTGGGGTTTTCTGATGTTCCTAGGCTACAGTGGACATTGTTTATGATATTTTTGTTCATGTATCTGGAAATTCTGATGAGCAACAGCATTATAATAATGTTAGCAAAAACTGACCCTGCTCTCCAGAACCCTATGTATTTTTTCCTTAGCAACTTTTCCTTTTTGGAAGTTTGTTATGTAACAGCCACTATCCCAAGAATGCTTATGGATCTTTACACCcgaaaaggaaacatttctctgctttcctgtgCAACACAAATGTACTTTGTCCTTATGTTGGGAGGCACAGAGTGCCTCTTGCTGGCAGctatggcctatgaccgctatgtggctatTTGCAAGCCTCTACAATATTCTTTACTCATGAAGGATAAGGTGTGCTGGCAGCTGGTAGCCACCTCCTGGATCAGTGGGATTCCAGTAGAAATTGGACAGACCTACCAGATATTCTCTTTGCACTTTTGTGCTTCTAACAAAATTGATCACTTCTTCTGTGACATCCCCCCACTACTCAAGCTTGCTTGCGGGGACACTTCTGTGATTACAGTAGCAGTCTATGTTGTTGCAGTGTTGTTTGTCATGGTTCCCTTTCTTCTGATCCTTGTCTCCTATGTCAAGATTATCTGCAACATTATGAAGCTGTCTTCATCCACAGGGAGGGCCAAGGCTTTTTCCACCTGCTCTTCTCACCTGATAGTTGTAATCTTGTTCTATGGAACAGCTAGCATCACTTATTTACAACCTAAATCAAATCAGTCAGAAGGAATGGGGAAACTGCTGTCTCTTTTCTACACTATTCTAATCCCAGCTTTGAATCCTGTTATATACACTCTGAGGAACAAGGACATCATGATGGCACTGAAAAAACTGCAGATTAAGTTACTGACGTGGTGGAAAAGTTTAATATAG